One stretch of Chthoniobacterales bacterium DNA includes these proteins:
- the lepA gene encoding elongation factor 4, which translates to MRNTRNFCIIAHIDHGKTTLSDRLLETTRTISEREKQDQLLDSMDLERERGITIKMHPVAMRYKAKDGQEYKLNLLDTPGHVDFAYEVSRSLAACEGALVIVDAAQGVEAQTVANVHLANKQGLTIIPVINKIDLPNADIPTVKRQLEEILAIPADEAILASAKAGTGIDDILEAVIHRIPPPKQWPDDKVRGLVFDSTFDSYRGVVTYVRMMSGSLKAGDGVKMMSNNRPYEVKEVGVFTPKMEARKSLEPGDTGYVIANIKTSSEIKIGDTLTGTHSPATEALPGFQEIQPMVFSGVYPINTADFEHLKSAMAKLQINDSSFVYQAESSVALGFGFRCGFLGLLHMEIILERLRREYDMDIIATYPSVIYEVVKTNGEILHVDNPEYLPDFSVIEEIREPIVKCFIMVPNEYISPLMQLIMEKRGTLEHTESLDTRRVMLTCVLPLNEILVDFNDKIKSITRGYGSMDYEHAGTRADKLVKLDLLVNGEPVDAFSSIVHREKAEARGRQLAAKLKEVIPAQLYQVAIQAAIGGKIIARESVSAMRKNVTAKCYGGDITRKRKLLEKQKEGKKRMKSIGRVNIPQEAFIEVLKA; encoded by the coding sequence ATGCGGAACACGCGCAATTTTTGCATCATCGCCCACATCGACCACGGCAAGACGACGCTGTCCGACCGCCTCTTGGAGACCACGCGAACTATTTCCGAGCGCGAGAAGCAGGACCAACTGCTCGACTCGATGGACCTCGAGCGCGAGCGCGGCATCACGATCAAGATGCATCCCGTGGCCATGCGCTACAAAGCGAAAGACGGACAGGAATACAAACTCAACCTGCTCGACACGCCGGGTCACGTGGACTTCGCCTACGAAGTCTCCCGCTCGCTGGCCGCGTGCGAGGGCGCGCTGGTCATCGTCGATGCCGCGCAGGGCGTCGAGGCGCAGACGGTGGCCAACGTGCACCTGGCCAACAAACAAGGGCTGACCATCATTCCGGTGATCAACAAGATCGACCTGCCCAATGCGGACATCCCCACGGTCAAAAGGCAACTCGAGGAGATCCTGGCCATCCCTGCGGACGAAGCCATTCTGGCCAGCGCCAAGGCGGGCACCGGCATTGATGACATTCTGGAAGCCGTCATCCACCGCATCCCGCCCCCGAAACAATGGCCGGACGATAAAGTGCGGGGCCTGGTTTTCGATTCGACGTTCGACTCGTATCGCGGGGTCGTCACCTACGTCCGCATGATGAGCGGGTCGCTCAAAGCCGGCGACGGCGTCAAGATGATGAGCAACAACCGGCCCTACGAGGTGAAGGAGGTGGGTGTTTTCACCCCGAAAATGGAGGCGCGGAAAAGTCTCGAACCGGGCGACACGGGCTACGTCATCGCCAACATCAAGACATCGAGCGAAATCAAAATCGGCGACACGCTCACCGGCACGCACTCCCCCGCCACCGAGGCGCTTCCGGGGTTCCAAGAAATCCAACCGATGGTGTTCAGCGGCGTGTATCCGATCAACACCGCGGATTTCGAGCACCTCAAATCCGCCATGGCCAAGCTGCAGATCAACGATTCATCGTTCGTCTACCAAGCTGAAAGCAGTGTAGCCCTCGGCTTCGGCTTCCGCTGCGGTTTTCTCGGGCTTCTCCACATGGAGATCATCCTGGAGCGGCTGCGGCGGGAATACGACATGGACATCATCGCGACGTATCCTTCGGTCATCTACGAGGTGGTGAAAACCAACGGCGAGATCCTCCACGTGGACAATCCGGAGTATCTTCCGGACTTCAGCGTCATCGAGGAAATCCGCGAGCCCATCGTCAAGTGCTTCATCATGGTGCCGAACGAATACATTTCGCCGCTCATGCAGCTCATCATGGAGAAGCGGGGCACACTCGAGCACACCGAGTCGCTCGACACGCGCCGCGTCATGCTCACCTGCGTTCTGCCGCTGAACGAGATCCTGGTGGACTTCAACGACAAGATCAAAAGCATCACCCGCGGCTACGGTTCAATGGACTACGAGCACGCCGGCACGCGCGCCGACAAGCTGGTGAAGCTCGACCTGCTGGTCAACGGCGAGCCGGTGGACGCCTTTTCATCTATCGTTCACCGCGAGAAAGCCGAAGCACGCGGACGCCAACTCGCGGCCAAACTGAAAGAAGTGATCCCGGCCCAGCTTTACCAGGTCGCCATCCAGGCGGCCATCGGCGGCAAAATCATCGCCCGCGAAAGCGTCAGCGCCATGCGCAAGAACGTGACCGCGAAATGCTACGGCGGCGACATCACCCGCAAGCGCAAACTGCTCGAGAAGCAGAAAGAGGGCAAGAAGCGCATGAAGAGCATCGGCCGCGTCAACATCCCGCAGGAAGCCTTCATCGAAGTGCTCAAGGCGTGA
- a CDS encoding DUF3459 domain-containing protein — MKIDCPHCRQRLEVEEAWAGLEISCPTCGRNLTIPKPPARAAAAAPQKKNTHLAAWKRRKRLRKFLVLSVIAGSIIAGAWWFNSWRGDTPAPEAFRYLIEYCAERARQIFAPAPAPVAKPTPTPAPAPTPEATPEPTPDLEAIPRPTPLDPVAWLIDHPARWPKHLTLTKAAEFPAVSGEKEVGRLTVPAGSKVDVVEITRQDVVVEFRKGRARVAYDATDLHAAATAEMARPEPTPTPALTPATRIVPATPSPTPALTRDPLGAILDRDKDGRITGVTFRVWAPNVQSVDVVGTFNRWRPQADGMSKDEQTGIWSASVQRARPGDEYMFLLDEKTERRDPRARQISAGGKCVVYETNAFDWADTADWKPDGTLDDLVIYQLHPGTFYDPDPDDGRPGTLLDAIGKLDHLKDLGVNCILLMPVGEFAGDHSWGYNPTDLFAVESAYGGPDALKEFVKAAHERGIKVHADIIHNHYDPKSPLWRFEGTEGTDQKGGIYFYADGKRDATPWGPRPNFGRREVREFITDQVRMWFDEYKIDGLRWDSTVNIRRFDNGASENPEGEKLLDEISRMIRNNYPGRVSIAEDSVGDERFDASWEYAFHHEDENRRGVVPQLLKARPDVEDVAERIDSPLGLRRVIYTESHDETGFLNGKQRLIKNADPADPHSLTARRKHALAAVVPLVSPGIPFIFMGQELLEDATFNDSNPLDWKRGELSAGATRLYRDLIRLRRNLDGRSAALKATSVRVTESDNSTGLLAFHRPSSGQPRDDLFVVANFSPDTLKDVPVYFPRDGEWSVLLNTDDPKYGKGFTGVTTKTNRTDTLRKIPVTLAPFSAQIFGLSKSGNIAPAAAQEEQEPQPVEQPAQPVGEPAPAQQEIEPENHKAPATGIMDEQPVADEMLEQVEESTQSDTPPEGDEYLEPSEPAAEDAPSPDSGNF, encoded by the coding sequence ATGAAAATCGACTGCCCGCATTGCCGGCAGCGCCTCGAGGTCGAGGAAGCTTGGGCCGGACTGGAGATCTCCTGCCCGACGTGCGGCAGGAACCTCACTATTCCCAAACCCCCTGCCCGTGCCGCCGCAGCCGCACCGCAGAAAAAAAACACTCATCTCGCCGCGTGGAAGAGGAGAAAGCGGCTGCGCAAATTTCTGGTTCTGTCTGTCATCGCCGGATCGATCATCGCCGGCGCCTGGTGGTTCAACTCGTGGCGCGGCGACACGCCGGCCCCGGAGGCATTCCGGTATTTGATCGAATATTGCGCCGAACGGGCGCGCCAGATCTTCGCGCCCGCGCCGGCGCCGGTGGCCAAGCCGACGCCTACTCCCGCGCCTGCTCCGACTCCCGAGGCCACACCTGAACCGACGCCCGATCTGGAAGCAATTCCCCGACCGACACCGTTGGATCCGGTCGCCTGGCTCATCGACCATCCGGCGCGCTGGCCGAAACATCTGACTTTGACAAAGGCGGCGGAATTTCCAGCGGTCTCGGGCGAAAAAGAAGTAGGGCGCCTCACGGTTCCGGCCGGCAGCAAAGTGGATGTTGTCGAGATCACACGGCAAGACGTTGTCGTTGAGTTCCGCAAGGGCAGAGCGCGGGTCGCCTACGACGCGACGGATTTGCATGCCGCGGCGACTGCCGAAATGGCCAGGCCGGAACCCACGCCAACCCCGGCGCTGACGCCGGCAACCAGAATTGTCCCAGCCACACCCTCCCCGACACCCGCCCTCACGAGGGACCCGTTGGGTGCGATCCTCGACCGCGACAAAGACGGCCGCATTACCGGTGTCACGTTCCGCGTCTGGGCACCGAACGTCCAATCGGTCGATGTGGTGGGAACCTTCAACCGGTGGCGTCCGCAGGCGGACGGAATGAGCAAAGACGAGCAGACGGGCATCTGGTCGGCCAGCGTCCAGCGCGCCCGGCCCGGCGACGAATACATGTTCTTGCTCGATGAAAAGACCGAACGGCGCGATCCGCGTGCCCGTCAAATCTCCGCCGGGGGCAAATGTGTTGTCTATGAAACAAATGCGTTCGATTGGGCGGACACGGCGGACTGGAAGCCGGACGGAACGTTGGATGATCTCGTCATCTACCAGTTGCACCCGGGCACTTTTTACGATCCGGACCCGGACGACGGACGCCCCGGAACCCTGCTCGATGCCATCGGAAAACTCGACCACCTCAAAGACCTCGGCGTGAATTGCATCCTGCTCATGCCTGTGGGCGAATTCGCCGGCGACCACAGCTGGGGCTACAACCCCACGGATCTCTTCGCGGTCGAATCGGCCTACGGTGGGCCCGATGCGCTCAAAGAGTTCGTCAAAGCAGCGCACGAGCGCGGAATCAAGGTCCATGCGGACATCATCCACAACCACTACGACCCGAAGTCCCCGCTTTGGCGTTTCGAGGGGACGGAAGGAACCGACCAGAAGGGCGGGATTTATTTTTACGCGGACGGGAAACGCGACGCGACACCTTGGGGACCGCGCCCGAATTTCGGGCGCCGCGAGGTGCGCGAGTTCATCACCGACCAAGTCCGCATGTGGTTCGACGAATACAAAATCGACGGGCTGCGCTGGGATTCCACGGTCAACATCCGGAGGTTCGACAACGGCGCTTCGGAAAATCCCGAAGGCGAAAAGCTCCTCGACGAAATCTCGCGGATGATCCGCAACAATTATCCGGGGCGCGTCAGCATCGCCGAGGACTCGGTGGGCGACGAGCGGTTCGACGCCTCGTGGGAATACGCATTCCACCACGAGGACGAGAACCGGCGCGGCGTGGTGCCGCAGTTGCTCAAGGCGCGTCCCGACGTGGAAGACGTGGCCGAGCGCATCGACTCGCCCCTCGGGTTGCGGCGCGTCATCTACACCGAAAGCCACGACGAGACAGGATTCCTCAACGGCAAACAGCGCCTGATCAAAAATGCCGACCCCGCCGACCCGCACAGCCTCACCGCGCGGCGCAAGCACGCGCTGGCCGCCGTTGTGCCCCTCGTCTCCCCCGGAATCCCTTTCATCTTCATGGGACAGGAGCTTCTCGAAGACGCGACGTTCAACGATTCCAATCCTCTCGATTGGAAACGCGGGGAACTCTCCGCGGGCGCCACGCGCCTCTACCGCGACCTGATCCGCCTGCGCCGCAACCTCGACGGCCGCAGCGCCGCCCTCAAGGCAACATCCGTCCGCGTGACCGAGTCGGACAACAGCACCGGCCTCCTCGCCTTCCACCGCCCATCGTCCGGCCAACCCCGGGACGACCTTTTTGTCGTGGCCAATTTTTCGCCCGACACGCTGAAGGACGTTCCGGTCTATTTTCCGCGCGACGGGGAATGGAGCGTTCTGCTCAACACGGATGATCCGAAATACGGGAAAGGCTTCACCGGCGTGACAACGAAAACAAACCGCACCGACACACTGAGGAAAATTCCTGTCACGCTCGCTCCTTTCAGCGCGCAGATTTTCGGCTTGTCCAAATCCGGCAACATCGCACCCGCGGCGGCGCAGGAAGAGCAAGAACCGCAACCTGTCGAGCAACCCGCGCAACCTGTCGGCGAGCCGGCGCCCGCCCAACAGGAGATCGAGCCGGAAAATCACAAAGCACCTGCCACCGGAATCATGGATGAGCAACCCGTGGCCGATGAGATGTTGGAGCAGGTGGAAGAAAGCACACAGAGCGACACGCCGCCCGAAGGCGACGAATATCTCGAACCCTCGGAGCCTGCGGCGGAAGACGCGCCGAGTCCGGACAGCGGAAACTTTTAG
- a CDS encoding long-chain fatty acid--CoA ligase, with translation MNPAARIRPIYEEATNIADLYRLAGEVYGRCPATARRDAAGMFCPLTYRELYERACALGTALVELGLQPRQHVAILADNRPEWMLCDAAVQLCGCADVPRAADTTEQEMSYIVGHSDAAMAIVENRQVLDRLLAARIALPKLGHIILMDGEPPENSGVLKLSGLIERGRHLRAAGDRVIEERLAQIKGSDLFTIIYTSGTTGTPKGVMLTHDNMMSQVRYLPFQLGCSDRVLSVLPVWHSYERVFEMVTISRGACTYYTSIRNIAEDLRKVRPTWMASAPRLWEALYNRILHNVAEAPVLRRALFRAAYRCSRKFQSARFFLTGRQLDTEGRTWIESLSLGARSILQMAIFGLPYSVLDALVLRKLRGVVGGEFIGTVSGGGALPPHVDEFFNYIGIPVLEGYGMTETSPVLAVRTWRKLVIGTVGPFWPRTEIRIVDPVSGEVLYPGSRARGGGRGRKGEIHARGAQVMKGYYKDPEGTARVLRDGWMNTGDLGIVTFNDCLKIVGRSKETIVLLNGENVEPVPIEAQLLESRFIEQCMVVGQDEKNLGALIVPSVDGLRGQGFDVPNVAGAAADPRVQELIGTEVKRLVSREQGFKPFEFILGWKLLSKPFEVGDELTQTYKLQRHVITEKYSGLIEEIFRHTRTSRKI, from the coding sequence ATGAATCCAGCCGCCCGCATCCGTCCGATCTACGAAGAGGCGACAAACATCGCCGATCTCTACCGGCTCGCTGGCGAGGTTTACGGTCGTTGTCCCGCGACGGCGCGGCGCGATGCCGCGGGAATGTTCTGCCCCCTGACTTACCGCGAGCTTTACGAACGGGCGTGTGCCCTCGGCACCGCTTTGGTCGAGTTGGGGCTCCAACCCAGACAGCACGTCGCCATTCTCGCCGACAACAGGCCGGAATGGATGCTTTGCGACGCGGCCGTCCAGCTCTGCGGATGCGCGGATGTTCCGCGCGCGGCCGACACCACGGAGCAGGAAATGTCCTACATTGTCGGACACAGCGACGCGGCCATGGCCATCGTCGAAAACAGACAAGTCCTCGACCGTTTGCTCGCGGCCCGCATCGCCCTGCCCAAGCTCGGCCACATCATCCTCATGGACGGAGAGCCTCCGGAAAACTCTGGAGTGCTCAAGCTGTCCGGGCTGATCGAGCGCGGACGGCACCTGCGCGCGGCGGGGGACCGCGTGATCGAGGAGCGCCTCGCACAGATCAAAGGCTCCGACCTGTTCACCATCATCTATACCTCGGGCACGACGGGGACGCCGAAGGGCGTGATGCTCACGCACGACAACATGATGTCGCAGGTGCGCTACTTGCCGTTCCAACTCGGATGCTCGGACCGCGTGCTCTCCGTGCTGCCCGTCTGGCACAGCTACGAGCGCGTGTTCGAAATGGTGACGATCAGCCGCGGGGCCTGCACCTATTACACTTCGATCCGCAACATCGCGGAGGACCTGCGCAAGGTGCGCCCGACGTGGATGGCGTCCGCTCCGCGTTTGTGGGAGGCGCTCTACAACCGCATCCTGCACAACGTCGCCGAGGCTCCGGTTCTCCGCCGCGCACTTTTCCGCGCCGCTTACCGTTGTTCGCGCAAGTTCCAGTCGGCGCGTTTTTTTCTCACGGGGCGGCAACTGGACACCGAGGGCCGCACATGGATCGAATCGCTTTCCCTGGGCGCGCGCAGCATCCTGCAGATGGCGATTTTCGGTCTGCCTTATTCCGTTCTGGATGCACTGGTGCTCCGCAAACTGCGCGGGGTGGTGGGTGGGGAATTCATCGGCACGGTTTCCGGCGGCGGTGCATTGCCGCCGCATGTTGACGAATTTTTCAACTACATTGGCATTCCTGTGCTTGAGGGCTACGGCATGACCGAGACCTCGCCCGTGCTCGCGGTGCGGACTTGGCGCAAGCTGGTGATCGGGACGGTCGGCCCGTTCTGGCCCCGCACCGAGATACGCATCGTCGATCCCGTGTCCGGCGAGGTCCTGTATCCGGGGTCTCGCGCGCGCGGCGGCGGGCGCGGGCGCAAGGGCGAGATCCACGCCCGCGGCGCCCAGGTGATGAAGGGATATTACAAGGACCCCGAGGGAACCGCGCGGGTTCTTCGCGACGGATGGATGAACACCGGTGACCTCGGCATCGTGACATTCAACGACTGCCTGAAAATCGTCGGACGGTCGAAAGAAACTATCGTTCTGCTCAACGGCGAGAACGTCGAACCTGTGCCGATCGAGGCGCAGTTGCTCGAATCGCGCTTTATCGAGCAGTGCATGGTGGTCGGTCAGGACGAGAAAAATCTCGGCGCGCTGATCGTGCCATCGGTCGATGGTCTGAGGGGGCAGGGTTTCGATGTTCCCAACGTCGCCGGCGCGGCCGCCGATCCGCGCGTGCAGGAACTCATCGGCACGGAGGTGAAGCGCCTGGTCAGCCGTGAGCAGGGCTTCAAGCCGTTCGAGTTCATCCTCGGGTGGAAACTTCTATCAAAGCCGTTCGAGGTGGGCGACGAACTCACGCAGACTTACAAATTGCAGCGGCACGTCATCACGGAAAAGTATTCCGGCCTCATCGAGGAAATTTTCCGCCACACCAGGACTTCGAGGAAAATCTGA
- a CDS encoding rhomboid family intramembrane serine protease, translating to MAAEAAALMNGEPAENFWRGLRRWCPWLDTPGVLKAVVLLNALTFLLLAMVPAYREMLELSPEAVRRGEVWRLATYIFIPQTTDWFWAVFYLLFMWFLADALETAWGPLRLNAFYLLGMAGCTVAAFFFGGSSYNTFLNLSLFFAFATLAPDHKVYLFFVLRLKIKYIAWVFAGFMLLQFAVIPLPGKMAMLACLANYLVFFVPGFVRDARTRRSNTVRLEKFRSQTPESVHRCRVCGRTEITHPDADFRVAADGEEYCTEHLPGRG from the coding sequence GTGGCAGCAGAAGCCGCGGCCTTGATGAACGGCGAACCCGCAGAAAATTTCTGGCGCGGACTGCGCCGTTGGTGCCCGTGGCTCGACACGCCGGGCGTGCTCAAGGCGGTCGTTCTGCTCAACGCGCTGACTTTTCTGCTTCTCGCCATGGTTCCGGCCTACCGCGAAATGCTCGAACTCTCCCCCGAGGCCGTGCGGCGCGGCGAAGTCTGGAGGCTGGCAACCTACATCTTCATCCCCCAGACGACAGACTGGTTTTGGGCGGTGTTCTACCTGCTCTTCATGTGGTTCCTGGCCGACGCGCTCGAAACCGCGTGGGGGCCGCTGCGGCTCAACGCTTTTTACCTCCTCGGCATGGCCGGCTGCACGGTGGCGGCATTTTTCTTCGGCGGCTCGTCCTACAACACCTTCCTCAACCTCTCGCTCTTTTTCGCCTTCGCCACGCTCGCGCCGGACCACAAGGTTTACCTCTTTTTTGTCCTGCGCCTCAAAATCAAATACATCGCATGGGTCTTCGCGGGCTTCATGCTCCTGCAATTCGCCGTCATTCCGCTGCCCGGCAAAATGGCCATGCTGGCGTGCCTGGCCAACTACCTCGTTTTCTTCGTCCCCGGCTTTGTCCGGGACGCCCGGACCCGCCGGAGCAACACGGTGCGGCTGGAAAAATTCCGCAGCCAGACACCGGAATCCGTCCACCGTTGCCGCGTCTGCGGGCGCACCGAGATCACGCATCCCGATGCCGACTTCCGCGTGGCGGCCGACGGCGAGGAATATTGCACCGAACACCTCCCCGGCCGCGGCTGA
- a CDS encoding DUF1622 domain-containing protein, translating into MPTDFQHNMENIGMLVDAAGVAVIVIGIIAATGRALIAAPPPGLGRYAAYRQSLGRAILLGLELLVAGDIIKTVAVAPTLQNMAVLGAIVVIRTFLSFSLELEINGRWPWQQKPRP; encoded by the coding sequence ATGCCCACCGACTTCCAACACAACATGGAAAACATAGGCATGCTTGTTGATGCCGCCGGCGTCGCAGTCATCGTGATCGGCATCATCGCCGCCACCGGGCGCGCGCTGATCGCGGCGCCACCGCCCGGTCTGGGGCGCTACGCCGCCTACCGCCAGAGCCTGGGGCGCGCCATTTTGCTCGGCCTTGAACTGCTCGTGGCCGGCGACATCATCAAGACCGTGGCCGTGGCACCGACATTGCAGAACATGGCCGTCCTGGGTGCGATCGTGGTCATCCGCACATTCCTGAGTTTCTCGCTCGAGCTGGAAATCAACGGCCGCTGGCCGTGGCAGCAGAAGCCGCGGCCTTGA
- a CDS encoding CYTH domain-containing protein, translated as MGVEIERKFLVAGDAWRGASTGSRHLQQGYICAGEGNTVRVRTDGARAWVTIKGEPQGIRRPEFEYGIPAEDADGLLALCGTRIVEKVRHLVPHGGRVFEVDEFLGANAGLIVAELELRRVDENVSLPSWIGREVSGDPRYANAALSLHPFGAWTRP; from the coding sequence ATGGGCGTGGAAATCGAACGCAAGTTCCTTGTCGCCGGTGACGCGTGGCGCGGTGCCAGCACGGGCTCGCGGCACTTGCAGCAGGGCTACATTTGCGCAGGAGAGGGGAACACCGTGCGGGTCCGCACCGACGGGGCGCGGGCGTGGGTCACGATCAAGGGAGAGCCGCAGGGGATCCGGAGGCCGGAGTTCGAATACGGGATCCCCGCGGAGGACGCGGACGGTTTGCTCGCGCTCTGCGGAACCCGCATCGTGGAAAAAGTGCGGCACTTGGTCCCCCATGGAGGCCGTGTTTTCGAAGTGGACGAGTTCCTCGGTGCCAACGCGGGGCTGATCGTCGCCGAGCTGGAATTGCGGCGCGTGGATGAGAACGTGTCGTTGCCGTCGTGGATCGGGCGCGAGGTGTCCGGCGACCCACGCTACGCCAATGCTGCGTTGTCACTGCATCCGTTCGGTGCATGGACGCGGCCGTGA
- the xylA gene encoding xylose isomerase codes for MSTEYFPRIPIVAYEGPRSKNPFSFKHYNPEELVEGKPMREHLRFAAAYWHVMRNQLADPFGAGTALMPWDDGSDSVANAQKRVRVFFEFLEKTGIDFYCFHDRDVAPELATLAESNKALDAVADVLEEEQKRTGKKLLWGTACLFAHPRYAQGAATSPSLPVFAHAAAQVKKAIEVTHRLRGTGYVFWGGREGYATLWNTDMKRELDHLGALLHMAVDHKRKIGFTGKFFIEPKPREPSTHQYDSDAAACLNFLREYGLLDEFELNIETNHATLAGHTMRHELTVAANCGKLGSIDANRGDQLIGWDTDQFPADLYLAVDVMLVVLDMGGLTHGGLNFDAKRRRESHEPEDLFHAHIGGMDTFARGLKIAAALRADGRIAELVKSRYASWDSELGEKVEKGKASLADLEKVAFVQPAPQLASGRQEYLENIVNEFL; via the coding sequence TTGAGCACCGAATATTTTCCCCGGATTCCGATTGTGGCATACGAGGGGCCGCGGTCGAAAAATCCGTTTTCGTTCAAGCACTACAACCCCGAGGAGCTGGTCGAGGGCAAGCCCATGCGCGAGCACCTGCGCTTCGCCGCCGCTTACTGGCACGTGATGCGCAACCAGCTCGCCGACCCTTTCGGCGCGGGGACGGCACTCATGCCGTGGGACGACGGCTCCGATTCCGTCGCCAACGCCCAAAAGCGGGTCCGGGTGTTCTTCGAGTTTCTCGAAAAAACCGGCATCGATTTCTACTGCTTCCACGACCGCGATGTGGCCCCCGAACTTGCCACTCTGGCGGAGTCGAACAAAGCCCTCGACGCCGTTGCCGATGTGCTCGAGGAAGAACAAAAGCGCACAGGGAAGAAGCTGCTTTGGGGCACCGCCTGCCTCTTCGCGCACCCGCGCTATGCCCAAGGGGCCGCGACGTCGCCCAGCCTGCCGGTGTTCGCCCACGCGGCGGCGCAGGTCAAGAAAGCCATCGAGGTCACCCACCGGCTCCGTGGAACCGGATACGTCTTCTGGGGCGGTCGCGAGGGCTACGCGACGTTGTGGAACACGGACATGAAACGCGAACTCGATCATCTTGGCGCGCTTCTGCACATGGCGGTGGATCACAAAAGGAAGATCGGATTCACCGGGAAATTTTTCATCGAACCCAAGCCCCGCGAGCCCAGCACGCACCAGTATGACAGCGATGCGGCGGCGTGTTTGAATTTCCTGCGCGAATACGGGCTGCTCGACGAGTTCGAACTCAATATCGAGACCAACCACGCCACGCTGGCCGGCCATACCATGCGCCACGAGCTGACTGTCGCGGCCAATTGCGGGAAGCTCGGTTCCATCGATGCCAATCGCGGGGATCAACTCATCGGATGGGACACGGACCAGTTTCCGGCTGATCTTTACCTTGCGGTGGACGTGATGCTTGTGGTCCTCGACATGGGAGGGCTGACGCACGGCGGGCTCAACTTCGATGCCAAACGCCGCCGCGAGTCCCACGAACCGGAAGATCTTTTCCACGCCCACATCGGCGGCATGGATACTTTTGCGCGCGGTCTCAAAATCGCCGCCGCCTTACGCGCTGACGGGCGAATCGCGGAGCTTGTCAAATCACGCTACGCCTCGTGGGACTCGGAGCTGGGCGAGAAAGTGGAGAAAGGCAAGGCCTCGCTGGCCGACCTGGAAAAAGTCGCCTTCGTGCAGCCCGCACCGCAACTCGCCTCGGGCAGGCAGGAATACCTCGAGAACATCGTCAACGAATTCTTGTGA